DNA from Brassica napus cultivar Da-Ae unplaced genomic scaffold, Da-Ae ScsIHWf_2778;HRSCAF=3551, whole genome shotgun sequence:
TTTGTAAACTGATTTCTTGTCGTTGGCTCGGACATTCTCCCAAATCTCTTGGAATACTGCCTGGAAATGCTGACTGTCCGTTGCTTTTCGGACAAATATCCTCTCTGAGTACTGCAATTAGCCATTGATATTAGCAATTGAACctaaacaaaacgattttttaaacgatttttaagaaaatcagtCTAGGCGTTAAAAAAATCAGTCTAGGGAGCCTGCCTGATCAATAACACCGTATAAAGCACCTAATTACTGCCTAACgatttttttgaacattggACACACATGAGATCTTTAAAAACTCTGCTTAATTAAGTCAGGACTTatttataatagtataatacCTTTGCGTGGATGAACAACTCTTTCACAGAGATGGGATCACTGAAACCAGGTTTCCTTACAAGAAACTTTCTTGGTCGATCTGCCTTGGAGTGCTAGTAAATAGAAAAAAGTTTGAATACAGTGTAAGTAGATGTAACAACAAGCTTCCTCTTTGCACAAATACAACTGATTAGAATAGGTAGTCACTTACCCTGAAGACCTACTAGCACTAGAAGATCTACTCTCTGAGTTCAACAACTCCTCCCACACTGAGTTTACATATACGTTACCTAACGACTGGAACAGCGTCAGTACCGATGGTTCCCATACTTTAACATCAAGTGTGAGCGATCTGACCTGCATGACAAGGTTGAATACTTCATACCAAATTTATAGAGCTATTTTTAAAAACGGAAAACTTCAAGACTACCTTCTTGTGAGAAgaccaatgttctaaaaatcggtccaAGTTAAAGGAACTCAAATCGGTTTACACCGTTTTAAATTGGATAAAATTGGTCAAAATCgattaaaatttgttaattaagtAACAACATTAGAGAAAACTGACAATGTCTAGTTTATGTTTTGTATAcgtaattttcataatttatcaaaataattttataattaaaccccaaaactaaaaatctaatgtaaatataaaatatataagaataaatcaataatttgttATAGTCTGGATAATCTGTTTAGTgtgcacaaaaagaaaaaaggataATCCGTTTAGTAACTAGTCATCTATGAAGAGCTGAGAGATTGAAATTTTTAATGGTTTACCTTTGAAATGTGAACACCAAGGTTACGATGTATACCAGAACACTCGATACATATGAGGACACCGAGATTCAAAGAGGCCCAATCAGGCTCAGGAGCACCACAATCTGCACATTTCTCATTCCCCAACACTCTTGTCAACACATCAATTGGCTTTTCAGTCTTCATCATATCATGTTGCTGCAAGCACCCTGAGAACCTCGAACGGTTCCCTCCTGTCATGGGATTCTCCACTATGGAATCTCTACCTTCCGCCTGCTCGAAATCATATGGATCTGCTAAAGAACCGGAATCACTTGCAGAGAAAGTGTCTCCATCCACTGTAGAAAGATGCTGTAATAATGATATTATAAGTGAAAACAGATAACCTGTCACACAAGAAAGATCTAACAGTAGTAGCAAATAGAATCTTACCATGATTGCTCTTTCAGGTGTCTGGAAACTTAGCAAAGAAGCAATTACTCCAGTTATTTTCTCGATCCAGTCCATCTGATCTTGTGCATTCTCTGCCTATATCAATAACAATGGTAAGCTTCTATAGGTAAAGAAACAGAGATCTTTAACCATGTTCTCTCTCTATATACCTGCAATGTATAAACTTTTGTCGGCGAAATAATTCGAAAGCAGAATCTTAGATCAGTCTGATCTGCATCAACTTTAATGGTCGAGGTAAGTAGATTCACAGTGTGCCGTGCAACTGGTTTTTCGTCGTGCACACCGCCGTGATAATGAGAAGACAGCCATCTACTTAGCAGCCCTGGACTGTTCTCTGAAGTCATATTCCTATGAACAACAGACCTGCTTCCATTCTGATATCAAATAAGAAACAAATGTCTTAAGATATGTTTTCTCAATGAAGGAACAAAACAAttgttttataagtttttgCAACTTACTGAAGACCAATTCCAAGGCTTGCGGTAATAGTATAGCATCCCACGGCTATCAAGGATGAAGAATCTTCTTTTCCAGTCGCCTCTCAAGTTTGAGGAACGTTTAGACAGATACCCTTGTCTTATAGTCTGAACCTGTAGGAAGACAAAACAGTATATAAGGATATGAGGTATGAGTAAGTCTtattacaaaaggttttattcCCTTACTTTTCCTTTTGCAGCAGATTGCATGACAGCCTCTATAACCTTTTGTGAGTTTCTTGAGTTGTGTCTCATGCCATCCCCTGTTGGAGAACCACATGAGTTTCTAGTTTCTCTATCAACTTGCCTTTGGTATTCTTGCATCTTTTCATTGAGTGATGCCATTTCGTAGTTTGCACATTCTTTGGACTGGTGTGCATAAGCCAACACCTGCAATAAcgtttcaaattaaataaacatatttcTGAGATATGGCTTAGATAAGAAAGGATTGGCTACAGAGAAATCTCAGAaatttaaaagacaaaagaatCATATGCTACAAGGAGTCTCGTAGTATCATACCTGGTTTATAAAAGGCTCCATTTGATGTAGTAGCTCATATCCCTGAAAGAACGAGTCACTTGTGACTTGTGAGAAAGCTAATCAAGTAGTTCATGTCAAGAAACAGGAAAAGAGTAGGCATGGGATTTTGAACGAACCGCCAACCAAAATTTCGGTTAGAAGTTCGGTTCATTAGGTAGATTTAGGTTATCTAAAATAATTCGGTTTTTCAGTTTGACAATCGGTTACTTAGTTTTcttagttagaaaaaaaaaaattatacccaAACTATACCAAAATCAATCGAACTAACCAAATTTCGAACTGAACTTAttccaaattttaataaaactaaaccgaaatctaaacacaaaaaaaaaacctttggtagaatttgaattttcaaaaaccactATACCGAACCGAATAATCCGAACTGTTTTTGTGTTGTTGCTTcttgaaattattttaagaaaagcTTGCCTGTTTGAAGAAACGGAGATGAGCATCCATTGTCCCACTCACTGCTTCCAAAACTCAAATCGCTTCTTAGCTTCCGCATTAGAGAGTGCACTAACCTGGACAGGAAGAAGTAAGCAAACATCATGTAAGCTTATCATAAGAGAATACCTTGGAAACTCTCGTAGCATTAGAATACAAAGTGGTTACCAGATGAAACCGGGCTTGCTCGAACGTCGTTCTTGCGCTATGTAGATCCTGAAATGCCTCTCTACCAAATTAGTTTAAGTGAAGGTTGATTTGTGAATAGTAAAGCTTTGTACATTACCTCCTCAATTGTGGCAGCCACATCCAATCGTGTACTCTTCTTAATGAAAGATACTTCTCTCGTGCCTGTTCCATTCAGATGCACATAAATGAATATGTAATTTTTCAAACAGCAGAATGTTTGTGGTGAACAACCAGTCATGTAACGCACCTGGTCGTATATGATGGAAGCTTTATCAAACGTTTACGTGCTTCCTGTGTGAGAGAGTTAAAGATGTATATAGTCGGAGAAAATGTTTCATAATGTTTTGAGGTATGTATTACGACAAGTACATACCTTAACTTCTTGGACATCAACATTCACAACTGAAGCAACCGGTCATTCAGCATATGTTCTACCTGAAAAAGTGTTTGACAAGACATCATAGTTCAGTTGTATCTCTTTAATATAcagaataaacaaaaataaacttgtCTCTACAAAACCAAGTAACCAAGAACAATCTCTTCAATAACATCGTAGGCTAGTTATGGATTTTAGTAGCACCTGAGAACGAAGAACTTCCTTGTATGTCCCAATTTCTCGTAGAGCAATCGTGAATTTCGTCATTACAGGACCTGAGAAAGACAACGTATTGCCTTAAAATAAAGAATCACAGATTATAAGAGAGAACAAAGGGGAAGAGGTAGGTACCTCCAAAAGCAACACATAGAGGATCATTATGGCCGCCTCCAAAAGACTCAAGTGCATTTGCAAAGCCAATATCTGAATCATACCCTTCTCCAAGTCCCTCCCTAATAATAATAAGCGAAAGAACGAAATATCAGAATGCACAAAATTTTCtataacaaattttgagaaatgtcataataaaaaaaacgtaCGTGTATTTTCTGCATCCTTTGTAGAACCTTAAGCATCGCATTCGCAGCAGCTCTGCACTCTCTTCCATAGATTGCATCTTGTTTACACAACAAAAAATTTAGTTGCAGATTCAACACCATGCCTCATGAGGGCTTACAattacaaacattttttttttgtaaaaagtcTAAACACTCGTCTAAACGTTAATCCCCTATAAAACAACGACTAATTACCG
Protein-coding regions in this window:
- the LOC106431710 gene encoding LOW QUALITY PROTEIN: ADP-ribosylation factor GTPase-activating protein AGD1 (The sequence of the model RefSeq protein was modified relative to this genomic sequence to represent the inferred CDS: inserted 4 bases in 4 codons; substituted 1 base at 1 genomic stop codon), with translation MQSMEESAELLRMRCLRFYKGCRKYTEGLGEGYDSDIGFANALESFGGGHNDPLCVAFGGPVMTKFTIALREIGTYKEVLRSQVEHMLNDRLLQXVNVDVQEVKEARKXFDKASIIYDQAREKYLSLXKSTRLDVAATIEEDLHSARTTFEQARFHLVSALSNAEAKKRFEFXEAVSGTMDAHLRFFKQGYELLHQMEPFINQVLAYAHQSKECANYEMASLNEKMQEYQRQVDRETRNSCGSPTGDGMRHNSRNSQKVIEAVMQSAAKGKVQTIRQGYLSKRSSNLRGDWKRRFFILDSRGMLYYYRKPWNWSSNGSRSVVHRNMTSENSPGLLSRWLSSHYHGGVHDEKPVARHTVNLLTSTIKVDADQTDLRFCFRIISPTKVYTLQAENAQDQMDWIEKITGVIASLLSFQTPERAIMHLSTVDGDTFSASDSGSLADPYDFEQAEGRDSIVENPMTGGNRSRFSGCLQQHDMMKTEKPIDVLTRVLGNEKCADCGAPEPDWASLNLGVLICIECSGIHRNLGVHISKVRSLTLDVKVWEPSVLTLFQSLGNVYVNSVWEELLNSESRSSSASRSSGXHSKADRPRKFLVRKPGFSDPISVKELFIHAKYSERIFVRKATDSQHFQAVFQEIWENVRANDKKSVYKHIVCSEADVNALRGQASYTVSLPLAKMMQLDAKEETLEAKFKSIDKEFQEKPEGTSRRDSESMVREETSNECSLLHLACLSADIGMVELLLQYGAKVNATDSKGRTPLHHCIISRRYAIARLLLTRGGDPNAVDKDNNTPVKYASETDLNDSELIALLTDSKR